A window of Castanea sativa cultivar Marrone di Chiusa Pesio chromosome 1, ASM4071231v1 contains these coding sequences:
- the LOC142606956 gene encoding subtilisin-like protease SBT3.9 isoform X1, protein MDINPRNWKWARKSHILLILSLFLLQNHLKVFVILVEANSSVHIVYLGQKKYEDPATTKRSHHEMLSNLLGSKEAAKSSILYSYRHGFSGFAARLTESQAEAIADFPGVVQVIPNRIHKLHTTRSWDFIGINRHSSKNLLTKSNMGKGIIIGVIDSECRKKFICAGVWPESESFNDEGMAPIPSRWKGICQQGQLFNSTNCNKKLIGARWFIKGLRDQLKMPINESDMEYLSPRDAGGHGTHTASTATGYYVNKANYGGLATGLARGGAPLAHLAIYKACWQIGFGGCTDADVLKAIDKSIHDGVDILSLSLGDGIPLYSYVDHRDSVAIGSFHAVIKGITVVCSAGNDGPISQTIANTAPWVITIAATTIDRAFLTAITLGNNHTLWGQSMYTGKHNHGFTGLTYSERIAVDPNDDSAKDCQPGSLNATMAAGKIVLCFSQSPQPAIASASDSVLEAGGVGVIFAQLRDDGIQSCDLIPCIKVDYEVGTQILSYIRKARSPTAKLSFPRTVIGKWSSPRVASFSSRGPSSMSPAVLKPDIAAPGVDILAAVPPSYGSGFALKSGTSMACPHVSGIVALIKSAHPNWSPAAIRSALVTTASQVGTDGSGIAQDDPNHKAADPFDVGGGNVNPNKAVDPGLIYNISIGDYVEFLCSMGYSSASITTLTKTTIDCTKKGHFGLNLNLPSITIPNLRKTLTITRTVTNVGPVTSVYKVVVQAPHGITMTVTPQTLSFNLTTQILSFKVTFFSTSKLNGDYKFGSLTWKDGKHRVRIPIAVRAINFESFADL, encoded by the exons ATGGATATCAATCCAAGAAACTGGAAATGGGCAAGAAAAAGCCACATTcttttgattctctctctctttttactGCAAAACCACCTTAAAGTCTTTGTGATATTGGTTGAGGCCAACAGTAGT GTACATATTGTGTACCTGGGTCAAAAGAAGTATGAGGATCCAGCTACTACCAAACGGTCTCACCATGAAATGCTATCAAACTTGCTAGGAAG CAAGGAAGCTGCTAAGAGTTCCATACTTTACAGCTATAGACATGGCTTTTCTGGGTTTGCGGCAAGATTGACAGAATCTCAGGCAGAAGCAATTGCAG ATTTTCCTGGAGTTGTCCAAGTGATCCCAAATCGCATTCACAAGCTCCATACAACCAGAAGCTGGGACTTTATTGGGATCAATCGTCATTCTTCAAAAAATCTACTAACAAAAAGCAATATGGGTAAAGGAATTATCATTGGTGTGATAGATTCAG AGTgcagaaaaaaatttatttgtgcaGGAGTTTGGCCAGAGTCTGAGAGTTTCAATGACGAAGGTATGGCTCCAATTCCATCACGCTGGAAGGGAATTTGCCAACAAGGGCAGCTATTTAACTCCACAAATTGCAACAAGAAACTTATTGGAGCTCGCTGGTTTATAAAAGGACTGAGGGATCAACTCAAAATGCCCATCAATGAATCTGACATGGAGTATCTTTCACCACGAGATGCAGGAGGTCATGGAACTCATACAGCTTCAACAGCTACTGGCTATTATGTTAATAAAGCAAACTATGGAGGACTAGCTACAGGTTTAGCCAGAGGAGGAGCACCTCTTGCTCACTTAGCTATTTACAAGGCTTGTTGGCAAATTGGTTTCGGAGGATGCACTGATGCTGACGTCCTAAAAGCAATCGACAAATCCATACATGATGGAGTTGATATCCTATCCTTATCTCTTGGCGATGGGATTCCTTTGTATTCCTACGTTGATCATCGTGATTCTGTTGCCATTGGTTCTTTCCATGCAGTCATAAAGGGGATCACCGTAGTTTGTTCAGCAGGAAATGATGGCCCTATCTCACAAACAATAGCCAACACTGCACCCTGGGTTATCACCATTGCTGCAACCACAATAGACAGGGCCTTCCTGACAGCCATTACACTTGGAAACAACCACACTCTATGG GGCCAATCTATGTATACTGGAAAACATAATCATGGATTCACAGGCCTTACATACTCAGAACGCATAGCTGTTGATCCCAATGATGATTCAGC CAAGGACTGTCAACCTGGAAGTCTTAATGCAACAATGGCAGCAGGGAAAATTGTACTATGTTTCTCACAATCACCACAACCAGCTATAGCCTCGGCATCAGATTCTGTGCTGGAAGCAGGAGGAGTTGGAGTCATATTTGCACAGCTTCGTGATGACGGGATTCAGTCATGCGATTTAATCCCATGTATCAAAGTTGATTATGAAGTAGGCACGCAAATACTTTCCTACATCAGAAAGGCAAG GTCTCCAACTGCAAAGCTCAGTTTTCCAAGGACTGTCATTGGGAAATGGTCATCTCCACGAGTTGCATCTTTCTCATCTAGAGGACCAAGTTCTATGTCCCCAGCAGTGCTGAAG CCTGATATCGCAGCACCAGGGGTTGACATATTAGCTGCAGTTCCACCATCTTATGGCAGTGGATTTGCACTGAAATCAGGAACTTCAATGGCTTGTCCCCATGTGTCAGGAATTGTAGCTCTCATTAAATCTGCACATCCTAACTGGTCTCCTGCAGCCATAAGATCAGCTCTGGTCACAACTG CTTCCCAAGTTGGAACAGATGGATCAGGCATAGCTCAAGACGACCCCAACCACAAGGCAGCTGACCCCTTTGATGTTGGTGGTGGGAATGTTAATCCCAACAAAGCAGTGGACCCGGGTTTGATTTACAATATTAGCATTGGTGATTATGTTGAGTTCCTCTGCTCCATGGGTTACAGCAGTGCCTCCATTACCACATTAACCAAGACCACAATTGATTGTACTAAGAAAGGCCATTTTGGACTGAACCTCAACCTCCCTTCTATCACAATTCCAAACCTCCGAAAGACATTAACAATAACTAGAACAGTGACAAATGTGGGGCCTGTTACTTCAGTGTATAAAGTTGTAGTGCAGGCCCCCCATGGCATAACAATGACAGTTACGCCTCAAACTTTGAGTTTCAATCTGACCACCCAAATTCTTTCCTTCAAAGTTACCTTCTTTTCAACCTCAAAACTGAAT
- the LOC142606956 gene encoding subtilisin-like protease SBT3.9 isoform X2 produces MDINPRNWKWARKSHILLILSLFLLQNHLKVFVILVEANSSVHIVYLGQKKYEDPATTKRSHHEMLSNLLGSKEAAKSSILYSYRHGFSGFAARLTESQAEAIADFPGVVQVIPNRIHKLHTTRSWDFIGINRHSSKNLLTKSNMGKGIIIGVIDSGVWPESESFNDEGMAPIPSRWKGICQQGQLFNSTNCNKKLIGARWFIKGLRDQLKMPINESDMEYLSPRDAGGHGTHTASTATGYYVNKANYGGLATGLARGGAPLAHLAIYKACWQIGFGGCTDADVLKAIDKSIHDGVDILSLSLGDGIPLYSYVDHRDSVAIGSFHAVIKGITVVCSAGNDGPISQTIANTAPWVITIAATTIDRAFLTAITLGNNHTLWGQSMYTGKHNHGFTGLTYSERIAVDPNDDSAKDCQPGSLNATMAAGKIVLCFSQSPQPAIASASDSVLEAGGVGVIFAQLRDDGIQSCDLIPCIKVDYEVGTQILSYIRKARSPTAKLSFPRTVIGKWSSPRVASFSSRGPSSMSPAVLKPDIAAPGVDILAAVPPSYGSGFALKSGTSMACPHVSGIVALIKSAHPNWSPAAIRSALVTTASQVGTDGSGIAQDDPNHKAADPFDVGGGNVNPNKAVDPGLIYNISIGDYVEFLCSMGYSSASITTLTKTTIDCTKKGHFGLNLNLPSITIPNLRKTLTITRTVTNVGPVTSVYKVVVQAPHGITMTVTPQTLSFNLTTQILSFKVTFFSTSKLNGDYKFGSLTWKDGKHRVRIPIAVRAINFESFADL; encoded by the exons ATGGATATCAATCCAAGAAACTGGAAATGGGCAAGAAAAAGCCACATTcttttgattctctctctctttttactGCAAAACCACCTTAAAGTCTTTGTGATATTGGTTGAGGCCAACAGTAGT GTACATATTGTGTACCTGGGTCAAAAGAAGTATGAGGATCCAGCTACTACCAAACGGTCTCACCATGAAATGCTATCAAACTTGCTAGGAAG CAAGGAAGCTGCTAAGAGTTCCATACTTTACAGCTATAGACATGGCTTTTCTGGGTTTGCGGCAAGATTGACAGAATCTCAGGCAGAAGCAATTGCAG ATTTTCCTGGAGTTGTCCAAGTGATCCCAAATCGCATTCACAAGCTCCATACAACCAGAAGCTGGGACTTTATTGGGATCAATCGTCATTCTTCAAAAAATCTACTAACAAAAAGCAATATGGGTAAAGGAATTATCATTGGTGTGATAGATTCAG GAGTTTGGCCAGAGTCTGAGAGTTTCAATGACGAAGGTATGGCTCCAATTCCATCACGCTGGAAGGGAATTTGCCAACAAGGGCAGCTATTTAACTCCACAAATTGCAACAAGAAACTTATTGGAGCTCGCTGGTTTATAAAAGGACTGAGGGATCAACTCAAAATGCCCATCAATGAATCTGACATGGAGTATCTTTCACCACGAGATGCAGGAGGTCATGGAACTCATACAGCTTCAACAGCTACTGGCTATTATGTTAATAAAGCAAACTATGGAGGACTAGCTACAGGTTTAGCCAGAGGAGGAGCACCTCTTGCTCACTTAGCTATTTACAAGGCTTGTTGGCAAATTGGTTTCGGAGGATGCACTGATGCTGACGTCCTAAAAGCAATCGACAAATCCATACATGATGGAGTTGATATCCTATCCTTATCTCTTGGCGATGGGATTCCTTTGTATTCCTACGTTGATCATCGTGATTCTGTTGCCATTGGTTCTTTCCATGCAGTCATAAAGGGGATCACCGTAGTTTGTTCAGCAGGAAATGATGGCCCTATCTCACAAACAATAGCCAACACTGCACCCTGGGTTATCACCATTGCTGCAACCACAATAGACAGGGCCTTCCTGACAGCCATTACACTTGGAAACAACCACACTCTATGG GGCCAATCTATGTATACTGGAAAACATAATCATGGATTCACAGGCCTTACATACTCAGAACGCATAGCTGTTGATCCCAATGATGATTCAGC CAAGGACTGTCAACCTGGAAGTCTTAATGCAACAATGGCAGCAGGGAAAATTGTACTATGTTTCTCACAATCACCACAACCAGCTATAGCCTCGGCATCAGATTCTGTGCTGGAAGCAGGAGGAGTTGGAGTCATATTTGCACAGCTTCGTGATGACGGGATTCAGTCATGCGATTTAATCCCATGTATCAAAGTTGATTATGAAGTAGGCACGCAAATACTTTCCTACATCAGAAAGGCAAG GTCTCCAACTGCAAAGCTCAGTTTTCCAAGGACTGTCATTGGGAAATGGTCATCTCCACGAGTTGCATCTTTCTCATCTAGAGGACCAAGTTCTATGTCCCCAGCAGTGCTGAAG CCTGATATCGCAGCACCAGGGGTTGACATATTAGCTGCAGTTCCACCATCTTATGGCAGTGGATTTGCACTGAAATCAGGAACTTCAATGGCTTGTCCCCATGTGTCAGGAATTGTAGCTCTCATTAAATCTGCACATCCTAACTGGTCTCCTGCAGCCATAAGATCAGCTCTGGTCACAACTG CTTCCCAAGTTGGAACAGATGGATCAGGCATAGCTCAAGACGACCCCAACCACAAGGCAGCTGACCCCTTTGATGTTGGTGGTGGGAATGTTAATCCCAACAAAGCAGTGGACCCGGGTTTGATTTACAATATTAGCATTGGTGATTATGTTGAGTTCCTCTGCTCCATGGGTTACAGCAGTGCCTCCATTACCACATTAACCAAGACCACAATTGATTGTACTAAGAAAGGCCATTTTGGACTGAACCTCAACCTCCCTTCTATCACAATTCCAAACCTCCGAAAGACATTAACAATAACTAGAACAGTGACAAATGTGGGGCCTGTTACTTCAGTGTATAAAGTTGTAGTGCAGGCCCCCCATGGCATAACAATGACAGTTACGCCTCAAACTTTGAGTTTCAATCTGACCACCCAAATTCTTTCCTTCAAAGTTACCTTCTTTTCAACCTCAAAACTGAAT